In Lathamus discolor isolate bLatDis1 chromosome 1, bLatDis1.hap1, whole genome shotgun sequence, the following are encoded in one genomic region:
- the ZGRF1 gene encoding 5'-3' DNA helicase ZGRF1 has translation MPSQEFTVLYTHQKMKKSKTWQDGILKIRNGSNKGVLFDDKGQCLESIFIKSQVNAGDDLESERYLITVEAVKVNEKSFEDQPREAETPAVDRNGVKPVVPPQRHLSVGLKRMFKSFRGPRQIEKITSAMEEGEKTTLPLSKQSEGAFPSKVYGTSPLFSTICQKDAETSGSADFHEDTCTESNSKHIYLPSLLSAPFLDRCEETEKQNSDRSTMRPESPLITGHTKSGSQRGAHEAVSHSIRSTAQILALLKSKPAQGCRQQTTSQGTECLSKFQASENTDCLYKRKNTILSTFSGKPAKRLMENIQHLPCTKGTAYDNKECNADMLLNLAGQPCDKDVTGQRLDKKTNNLSQDLQDSCSTNSCFLPESTISKVSDSQFASSSGDILCSASPITLEKNLSRYKEHLGSNNLEENSSMKLQSVFQQKKASERSLELSAGLILTGIGTVKEELSMHSEGCPDEQVMEVNFNLLEAFDFNDTDNEDLCERAQNKLTEGDNLSQSPDCLRGGDVAQNAALRLHSCCEVVTHSKNEELKCSAFNRQNDGNHYTGDITSHLCDSDVIDTGRIAEDSENQTRIAVELLGDGHDIKEINERELSIEATIDKKDPDGCAVRTINGTSWMKSKQPDLSLGDTNVNECHPKTSMFEKAESISRIFTSRTISAMDKNTKKDVIQLGCVKCPDVDLEHFGGTESDDIKADSPLLALPQKPDPSCASFQYPAENPQKVFVIPHKDDSLISRSSTRPLEKSHSSPEETAISETEFENVGSINAFHEACKGEQLGMDCRKCPAVADNSSVLHLVNNIALLGALTQHSTALESLEEMEESNSMLYEAETSKEIFEPLVKDEAIKQFTEMPYPESIKASSHFDSSGLMPNHVLNLLLKKSSTLPTSFYQRDPETPDCQPKAVVFQGHQVRGSAASEIMSRAPCSQLGRQHYTGNMEFAAERFLSPLFSSNDVLSDFRQAPGSESLHGNTNFIGEENFQKKPNISEESKPDQSSLALNMCSELPPWTVSGSPSLSDLRQTQWTSWKPSKMNSSVQITSSLDPDPTVSPASGSEESIGGTQEPLRHRILPSGLELSDFIFTQEKSSHPEECNLSRVKLPVKRRTPFVTLPATEKIPDTVYSTDSEEAQQPFGSSVVNLCNKSEVFPISAFGPEDRNYETCVFGEYKEKRQSESVQPVFPNVTSQYRKSKWLKYQNSAQCDLITLNRNGREVTDDICAENLLGILLGDTGEYSTVKKSAPDSAALLTAKSTLGKCSANTSHQDLHSERKLLSPHFSQTPLAEATQKVLTHLSCHTATGASQDISICELSFPHVDTVKHANLPKRKTFIPAMFQSHVQYKQIFKAALTEQLNIMLFELSQRFHNALSKVDISFYTSLKDEQTESKESCVPLCHHMHPAKLVMAKKEGQNKGRLFYTCDAPKAEQCSFFKWIEDVNPAQTKSRPSVVLHDIKSIGTYLRSQKISLYEECQLLVRKGFEIQTQPCRKFKKLMNTPARFDGDSKTKLYLKLSRKEHYSLYSKDDIWVVSKTLSFDPLDTFIATSTFFGPSSTNEIELLPLKGYCPSNWRSNMFVHALLVCNASGELASLRNMEEHFNPSTLPLIPYLLKMNFDFENASNRVRKSKFTPPALSLKCTTMDRPVSTEVAMGLAKKITQTFSLNPDQATSLFHIAQMMTSCENTKPVQERQIFPITIIRGGFGAGKSYLLSVVILFLVQLFESSEAMESSRPAPWKVLIASSTNTAVDRILLCLLDLGFEDFIRVGSVRKITKAILPHSLHADSINENDHLKELLALMKEDLTPAEKMCVRKSIEQHKLGTNKTILQQVKVVGVTCAACPFPCLNSLQFPVVILDECSQMTEPASLLPIARFQCEKLVIVGDPKQLPPTIQGSESVHEKGLEQTLFDRLCLMGHKAIVLRTQYRCHPAISAIANDLFYDGNLLDGISEEDRSPLLDWLPTLCFYNVNGVEQIGRDNSFYNMPEAYFTVKLTQVLIASGIEGSAVGVITLYKSQMCKIQNLLCGVHTKFSKIKAVQVSTVDAFQGSEKEIIVLSCVRTRQIGFIDSEKRMNVAVTRARRHLLIVGNLPCLSRNRLWGRVIHHCKEWENGLQHVSQCEQWLNDILKSYWENQKEEKQSKKEK, from the exons ATGCCTTCTCAAGAATTTACT GTATTATACACtcaccaaaaaatgaaaaaatcaaaaacGTGGCAAGATGGAATTCTGAAGATCAGAAATGGCAGTAATAAG GGTGTCTTGTTTGATGATAAAGGACAATGTTTGGAGAGtattttcataaaatcacag GTGAATGCTGGAGACGATTTAGAAAGTGAACGGTATTTGATCACAGTTGAAGCagtaaaagtaaatgaaaaatctTTTGAAGACCAGCCAAGGGAAGCAGAAACTCCAGCAGTGGATAGGAATGGTGTAAAACCTGTTGTCCCACCTCAAAGGCATCTGTCTGTTGGCTTGAAAAGGATGTTTAAG AGTTTCCGAGGGCCACGTCAAATTGAAAAGATAACATCAGCGatggaagagggagaaaaaacaacGTTGCCTTTATCCAAGCAGAGTGAGGGAGCTTTTCCATCAAAAGTTTATGGTACCTCTCCGTTATTTTCTACAATTTGCCAGAAGGATGCAGAAACAAGTGGGTCTGCAGACTTTCATGAAGATACATGTACAGAGAGTAACAGCAAACACATATATCTCCCCTCACTGCTTTCAGCTCCATTTCTTGACAGATGTGAGGagacagagaagcaaaactcTGATCGATCCACTATGAGGCCTGAATCTCCTCTAATTACTGGGCACACCAAATCTGGTAGTCAGAGAGGTGCTCATGAGGCAGTGTCACACAGCATCAGGAGCACAGCACAGATTCTGGCTCTTCTGAAATCTAAACCAGCTCAAGGATGCAGACAGCAAACAACATCTCAAGGCACAGAATGTCTTTCTAAGTTTCAGGCATCCGAAAACACAGATTgtttatacaaaagaaaaaacacaatcCTATCTACTTTTTCCGGCAAGCCTGCCAAAAGACTCATGGAAAATATTCAGCATCTGCCTTGTACAAAGGGAACTGCATATGATAACAAGGAATGTAATGCTGACATGCTTCTAAATTTAGCTGGACAACCTTGTGATAAAGATGTCACAGGACAGAGACTtgacaaaaagacaaataatttaAGTCAAGATTTACAAGATTCCTGCAGTACCAATAGTTGTTTCCTACCTGAATCCACCATAAGTAAAGTGAGTGACAGTCAGTTTGCCTCATCCTCAGGTGACATTTTGTGTTCAGCAAGTCCAATCACcttagaaaaaaatctctccAGATACAAGGAGCATTTAGGAAGTAACAATCTTGAGGAGAATTCATCTATGAAGTTGCAAAGTGTGTTTCAGcaaaaaaaagcttcagaaagaAGTCTGGAGCTCTCTGCAGGCCTAATATTGACTGGAATTGGAACTGTAAAGGAGGAATTAAGTATGCATAGTGAAGGCTGTCCAGATGAACAGGTGATGGAAGTTAATTTTAATCTACTGGAGGCTTTTGACTTTAATGACACAGACAATGAAGACCTGTGTGAAAGAGCTCAGAATAAGCTCACTGAAGGAGACAACCTTTCACAAAGTCCTGACTGCTTAAGGGGAGGAGATGTAGCACAAAATGCTGCACTGAGACTTCATTCTTGCTGTGAAGTAGTGACACACAGTAAAAACGAAGAGCTCAAATGTTCAGCATTTAACAGACAGAATGATGGAAATCACTACACTGGCGATATAACATCTCATCTTTGTGACAGCGATGTCATAGACACAGGTAGAATTGCAGAAGACtctgaaaaccaaaccagaattGCAGTGGAACTTTTGGGTGATGGACATGACATAAAAGAGATTAATGAAAGGGAATTAAGTATTGAAGCCACAATTGACAAGAAGGATCCTGATGGCTGTGCAGTGCGTACCATTAATGGCACTTCATGGATGAAAAGCAAGCAGCCTGATCTTTCACTTGGTGACACAAATGTTAATGAATGTCACCCTAAAACCAGTATGTTTGAAAAAGCTGAAAGTATTTCACGTATTTTTACCAGTAGAACAATTTCTGCAATGgacaaaaatactaaaaaagaTGTTATACAGCTTGGATGTGTGAAATGCCCAGATGTTGATCTAGAACACTTCGGTGGTACTGAGAGTGATGACATTAAAGCAGACAGTCCTTTGCTGGCTTTGCCACAAAAACCAGATCCTAGCTGTGCCTCATTCCAATACCCTGCAGAAAACCCTCAAAAGGTATTTGTCATTCCACATAAGGATGATAGTCTCATTTCCAGAAGTTCTACCCGTCCTTTAGAAAAAAGCCATTCATCTCCAGAGGAAACAGCAATATCTGAAACTGAGTTTGAAAATGTAGGGAGCATAAATGCCTTTCATGAAGCTTGCAAAGGTGAACAGTTAGGAATGGATTGCAGGAAATGCCCAGCAGTGGCTGACAATTCATCAGTTCTTCATTTGGTGAACAACATCGCTCTTCTAGGAGCTTTGACTCAACACAGCACAGCATTAGAAAGCTTGGAAGAGATGGAGGAAAGTAATAGCATGTTATATGAAGCAGAAACTTCTAAAGAGATATTTGAACCCCTTGTGAAAGATGAAG CTATAAAACAGTTTACAGAAATGCCTTACCCAGAAAGTATAAAGGCATCTTCACACTTTGATTCTTCTGGCCTTATG CCTAACCATGTGCTCAatttattactgaaaaaatCATCTACTCTACCAACATCTTTCTACCAAAGAGACCCTGAGACACCTGACTGCCAGCCAAAG GCTGTTGTGTTTCAAGGGCACCAAGTAAGGGGATCAGCAGCTAGTGAAATAATGTCAAGAGCTCCCTGCTCACAGCTGGGAAGGCAGCACTACACAGGTAATATGGAGTTTGCAGCTGAGAGATTTTTGTCACCCCTGTTTTCAAGCAATGATGTCCTTTCTGACTTCAGACAg GCTCCAGGTTCAGAAAGTCTCCATGGGAATACCAACTTTATTGGGGAAGAGAATTTTCAGAAGAAGCCTAACATTAGTGAAGAGTCAAAACCAGATCAGTCCT CATTGGCATTGAATATGTGTTCTGAACTTCCACCATGGACAGTGTCAGGCTCACCATCACTTTCTGACTTGAGACAAACACAGTGGACTTCATGGAAACCCAGTAAG ATGAATTCATCAGTACAAATTACTTCCTCACTTGATCCAGACCCCACAGTTTCTCCAGCTTCAGGAAGTGAGGAATCCATTGGAGGCACCCAGGAGCCCCTGAGACACAGGATCTTGCCAAGTGGACTGGaactttcagattttattttca CACAGGAGAAATCCAGCCATCCAGAGGAATGCAACCTCTCAAGAGTCAAACTCCCAGTTAAAAGACGAACTCCATTTGTCACTCTTCCTGCCACTGAGAAGATTCCTGACACAGTTTATTCAACTGACAGTGAGGAGGCCCAGCAACCTTTTGGCTCTTCAGTAGTCAATCTATGCAACAAGTCAGAGGTATTTCCTATCAGTGCTTTTGGCCCTGAGGACAGAAATTATGAAACCTGTGTGTTTGGAGAGTATAAGGAAAAGAGACAAAGCGAATCTGTTCAACCAGTGTTCCCTAATGTCACTTCACAATATAGAAAAAGCAAGTGGCTAAAATATCAAAACAGTGCTCAGTGTGACTTGATAACTCTGAACAGGAATGGTAGGGAAGTGACTGATGACATATGTGCTGAGAACCTCCTTGGAATACTGCTGGGTGACACAGGAGAGTACAGCACTGTGAAAAAAAGCGCTCCCGACTCTGCAGCTCTACTGACAGCAAAGAGCACCCTTGGTAAATGCTCTGCAAATACCAGCCACCAAGATTTGCATTCAGAGAGGAAGTTACTTTCTCCACACTTCAGTCAGACACCTTTGGCTGAAGCAACACAAAAGGTGTTAACTCATCTGAGCTGCCACACTGCAACAGGAGCCAGCCAG GATATATCAATTTGTGAGTTGTCTTTTCCTCATGTGGATACAGTAAAACATGCAAACCTTCCTAAAAGGAAGACTTTCATACCAGCCATGTTTCAGTCTCATGTTCAGtacaaacagatttttaaagctgCTCTGACAG AGCAATTGAACATAATGCTATTTGAGTTGTCCCAAAGATTCCACAATGCCCTTTCAAAAGTGGATATATCATTCTACACTTCACTGAAAGATGAGCAAACTGAGAGCAAGGAAAGCTGTGTTCCACTGTGCCATCACATGCATCCTGCTAAGCTTGTTATGGCTAAAAAAGAAGGTCAAAACAAG gGTCGTTTATTCTATACCTGTGATGCCCCCAAAGCTGAGCAGTGTTCATTTTTCAAGTGGATAGAAGATGTGAACCCTGCACAGACAAAATCCAGACCGAGCGTAGTGCTTCATGATATAAAAAGTATTGGGACATACCTCCGAAGTCAAAAGATTTCTCTCTATGAGGAATGCCAGCTTTTGGTGAG GAAAGGCTTTGAAATTCAAACACAGCCGTGTAGGAAGTTCAAGAAATTGATGAATACACCTGCCAGATTTGATGGTGATTCCAAAACCAAATTATACCTCAAACTAAGCAGAAAGGAGCATTATTCTCTCTACAGCAAAG ATGATATTTGGGTTGTTTCCAAGACTCTCAGCTTTGATCCCCTTGATACTTTCATTGCAACTAGTACTTTCTTTGGACCATCCTCCACCAATGAAATAGAATTGCTACCACTGAAAGGCTACTGTCCTTCCAACTGGAGATCAAATA TGTTTGTTCATGCCCTGCTGGTTTGTAATGCTAGTGGTGAGCTTGCATCTTTAAGAAATATGGAGGAGCACTTCAATCCATCTACATTACCACTAATACCATATCTACTGAAAAT gaattttgattttgaaaatgctTCTAATAGAGTCAGGAAAAGCAAATTTACTCCACCTGCCCTAAGCCTGAAATGCACAACAATGGACAGACCGGTCAGCACTGAAGTGGCAATGGGATTAGCTAAAAAGATTACCCAAACATTCTCGTTGAACCCAGATCAAGCTACATCACTGTTTCACATAGCTCAGATGATGACCTCCTGTGAAAACACCAAACCAGTGCAAGAACGTCAGATCTTCCCCATCACAATCATACGTG gtggttttggagctggGAAGAGCTATCTGCTGTCTGTTGTGATCTTGTTCCTAGTACAGCTCTTTGAAAGCAGTGAAGCTATGGAAAGTTCAAGGCCAGCTCCGTGGAAAGTTCTGATTGCTTCTTCTACCAACACTGCTGTTGACAGGATACTCCTGTG TCTACTCGATCTTGGATTTGAGGATTTTATCAGAGTGGGAAGCGTTAGAAAAATCACTAAAGCAATTCTTCCCCACAG TTTACATGCTGACTCAATCAATGAAAATGATCACCTAAAAGAACTGCTTGCTCTCATGAAAGAAGATTTAACTCCAGCTGAAAAAATGTGTGTAAGGAAGAGTATTGAGCAACACAAACTGGGGACCAATAAAACCATACTGCAACAG GTGAAAGTAGTTGGAGTGACCTGTGCTGCCTGCCCATTCCCTTGTCTGAATTCTCTTCAGTTTCCTGTTGTGATTCTAGATGAGTGCAGTCAGATGACTGAACCTGCTTCTCTCCTTCCTATTGCAAG GTTTCAGTGTGAAAAGCTAGTCATTGTTGGAGACCCTAAGCAGTTGCCACCAACTATTCAGGGATCTGAGAGTGTTCATGAGAAGGGACTGGAACAGACTCTCTTTGACCGGCTTTGTCTAATG GGACATAAAGCAATAGTTCTTCGGACACAGTACCGATGCCACCCTGCCATCAGTGCCATAGCCAATGACCTGTTCTATGATGGAAATCTGCTAGATGGCATTTCTGAGGAAGACAGGAGTCCTTTACTGGATTGGCTTCCAACACTGTGCTTTTATAATGTTAATGGGGTAGAGCAA ATTGGAAGAGACAACAGCTTTTATAACATGCCAGAAGCTTATTTCACAGTCAAGCTCACCCAGGTTCTGATTGCCAGTGGAATAGAAGGATCTGCAGTCGGTGTGATTACTCTTTATAAGTCACAGATGTGTAAG ATTCAGAACTTGCTCTGTGGAGTACATACCAAGTTTTCCAAAATTAAAGCTGTCCAGGTGTCCACTGTAGATGCATTCCAAGGATCTGAGAAGGAGATCATTGTTTTGTCTTGTGTAAGAACAAGGCAAATTGGGTTCATAGACTCGGAAAAGCGAATGAACGTTGCGGTGACAAGAGCAAGGAGACATCTGTTGATCGTTGGGAATCTGCCCTGCTTAAGTAGGAACAGACTGTGGGGAAGAGTAATTCATCACTGCAAAG AATGGGAAAATGGATTGCAGCATGTAAGCCAGTGTGAGCAGTGGCTAAATGACATTCTTAAGTCTTACTGGGAGAAtcagaaggaagagaagcaaagtaagaaggaaaaataa